In the genome of Nyctibius grandis isolate bNycGra1 chromosome 18, bNycGra1.pri, whole genome shotgun sequence, one region contains:
- the MRM3 gene encoding rRNA methyltransferase 3, mitochondrial: MAALRRLAAGLGRSLLRRPDEAAVGRRGVRALRRSPVRVLPPRKERGAAAEAQQSPREPPPPPAVERSSAAPGVWYEKAAPGDRRLGKVVTIAKSKKFRDNHGKVLLEGHRLIKDALEAGAVLQTLFFSTVGHLKELPEAELKRANLVKVKFEDIKSWSDLVTPQGLIGIFSKPDPAKMSYPAAQLTSSLPLLLICDNIRDPGNLGTILRSAAGAGCEKVLLTKGCVDPWEPKVLRAGMGAHFRLPIIANLDWESVPSNLPAGVQVCVADNKDPGAQAETPSMPRGAGGPGSAPGNPKAPVKSKPKAAPEHEDEEGVVGVCVPELPAQYYYENWTQTPVAVVIGGETHGVSPDALHLAASTGGKRLVIPVVPGVDSLNSAIAAGIVLFEGKRQLLRRHKQEDERQTVPVVG; the protein is encoded by the exons ATGGCGGCGCTGAGGAGGCTGGCGGCCGGGCTGGGCCGCTCGCTGCTGCGGCGGCCCGACGAGGCGGCGGTGGGGCGGCGCGGGGTGCGGGCTCTGCGGCGGAGCCCCGTGCGGGTGCTGCCGCCGCGGAAggagcggggcgcggcggccgAGGCGCAGCAGAGCCCCCGggagccccccccgccgccagcGGTGGAGCGGAGCTCGGCCGCGCCGGGGGTGTGGTACGAAAAGGCGGCGCCCGGTGACAGGAGGCTGGG AAAAGTGGTGACGATCGCCAAGTCGAAGAAGTTTCGGGATAATCACGGGAAGGTTCTGCTGGAGGGTCACAGGCTGATCAAGGACGCgctggaggcaggagctgtgctgcagacTCTCTTCTTCAGCACCGTGGGGCACCTGAAGGAGCTGCCCGAAGCAGAGCTAAAACGAGCCAACTTAGTGAAGGTGAAATTTGAAGACATTAAGAGCTGGTCTGACCTCGTGACTCCTCAGGGGCTTATAG GGATCTTTTCCAAGCCTGACCCTGCCAAGATGTCTTACCCTGCCGCTCAGCTAACCAGCTCCTTGCCGCTGCTCCTCATCTGCGACAATATCCGAGATCCGGGGAACCTGGGGACTATTCTGAggtctgcagcaggagcaggctgcGAGAAAGTGCTGCTCACCAAAG GCTGTGTGGATCCGTGGGAGCCGAAGGTGCTCCGCGCAGGCATGGGGGCTCACTTCCGTCTGCCCATCATCGCCAACCTGGACTGGGAATCTGTTCCCAGCAACCTTCCTGCCGGCGTCCAGGTCTGCGTGGCCGACAACAAAGACCCAGGCGCTCAGGCTGAGACCCCGTCCATGCCAAGAGGAGCCGGGGGGCCTGGCTCTGCCCCTGGCAACCCGAAAGCTCCTGTGAAATCCAAACCCAAAGCTGCTCCTGAGCACGAGGATGAGGAGGGAGTGGTGGGTGTCTGCGTCCCAGAGCTGCCTGCGCAGTATTACTACGAGAACTGGACACAGACTCCCGTGGCAGTGGTGATCGGCGGAGAGACCCACGGTGTGAGTCCAGACGCGCTTCACCTCGCAGCCAGCACAGGGGGCAAGAGACTGGTCATTCCCGTGGTGCCCGGCGTGGACAGCTTGAACTCTGCTATAGCTGCTGGCATTGTGCTGTTTGAGGGGAAGAGACAGTTGCTGCGGAGGCACAAGCAGGAGGACGAAAGGCAGACGGTCCCTGTGGTGGGCTAA
- the GLOD4 gene encoding glyoxalase domain-containing protein 4, whose translation MAARRALHFVFKVGDRGRAARFYRELLGMSVLRHEEFEEGCKASCNGPYGGKWSKTMVGYGPEDNHFVAELTYNYGIGEYRLGNDFLGITLVSSQAVSNAKKMGWPLKEVTAGIFEAEAPGGYKFYLEDKEQLKQDPVLKVTLGVSDLQKSVNYWSDLLGMKIYEKDEEKQRALLGYADNQCKLELKTVGGAVDHGTAFGRIAFSCAKEELPNIEALMKKENQKILTPLVSLDTPGKATVQVIILADPDGHEICFVGDEAFRDLSKVDPNGDKLLDDAMAADNSDKWFAAQKMKKASA comes from the exons ATGGCGGCCCGGCGCGCGCTGCACTTCGTCTTCAAAGTGGGCGACCGCGGCCGGGCCGCGCGCTTCTACCGCGAGCTGCTGGGCATGAGC GTGCTGAGGCACGAGGAGTTCGAGGAGGGCTGCAAAGCCAGCTGCAACGG CCCTTATGGCGGAAAATGGAGCAAAACGATGGTGGGCTACGGGCCAGAAGACAACCACTTTGTTGCAGAATTGACTTACAATTACGGTATTGGAGAATATCGCCTGGGCAACGACTTTCTG GGCATAACCCTTGTGTCCAGCCAGGCCGTGAGCAATGCTAAGAAGATGGGGTGGCCCCTCAAAGAAGTCACAGCTGGTATTTTTGAAGCTGAAGCCCCAGGGGGATACAAGTTCTACTTGGAAGACAAGGAACAGCTCAAGCAAG ATCCTGTGCTAAAGGTAACCTTGGGTGTCTCCGATCTGCAGAAGTCTGTTAACTACTGGTCTGATTTGCTCGGAATGAAAATATATgagaaggatgaggaaaaacaaagggcTTTGCTAGGCTATGCGGATAACCAG tgtaAGTTGGAGTTGAAGACTGTTGGAGGAGCGGTGGATCACGGGACAGCGTTTGGGCGGATTGCCTTCTCCTGTGCAAAGGAAGAG ttGCCAAACATTGAAGCACTGATGAAAAAGGAGAATCAGAAAATTTTAACGCCTCTGGTTAGCTTGGACACACCTGGGAAAGCCACGGTGCAAGTGATTATTTTGGCTGACCCT GATGGCCATGAGATCTGTTTTGTGGGAGATGAAGCGTTCAGAGATCTGTCCAAGGTGGACCCTAATGGTGACAAGCTGTTAGACGAT GCCATGGCGGCAGACAACAGTGACAAGTGGTTTGCAGCGCAGAAGATGAAGAAGGCTTCTGCCTAG
- the GEMIN4 gene encoding gem-associated protein 4, which translates to MEPGPWGVCEETAVLHGGFLLAARLAQPRPLRELRKADWPRVGPPVTDALGEIGARCPSPLQYSLWKKEAVAIVWAKVLLPDPPAASLDQGWKEDGFFSVGRMIPDVNHTVLFELVKALGVSRLFVQVLLALPRDVCCSELECLVEYIASETSPSDVRFFLDVWWEVMKHKEEQEDATVSAFSALVHQHWCESSLDDGLQPPKRFKGDPDPLNGPPAATSLLMVLTEGLKQTYRSIAQPRMKCYALANLVELLAVSTELEPEGSPLPVAEHLGKVSSVVSLWTSDAESPYHHSGLDEKVKEAERSMNLLSVARLSHEELFVGLDFLCSLLHAWGEELQGTLNSSEGLCYESYRLLHTLTTFGKNLICFSETRDLGEDETRVVLELTQSTKDFLREVSVSLKSEDLDTSLVSSVAMTIIEQKLDRHMEVCSIFASEKAWAFSKDWVDCLLKNKALFQKPELVLKLLETLVSFAMSHQDEEAREVQMQVTRAIVECYTELSLTDKNKVISGVLVSWGGPGLSLSLQVVMEAFQEDLNVTFNQITKSVSDQGLTRAVASVARLVLLYPEATVKQVCNLAVVNLGAHQFLAQILCSFPALSFLETHDDPGRPHSLVVRCLEETVWGKLSTVREEEQFLEFLAFLMQPSSAAPLVSPAEVTKAFVLPYLKSDSAQIELSLQILSKVLGIQSCSEEHWIKSCHPFPLLLSLCKLLDGYTKYWHQPRDQLFPSLETKDLVLNILCQLCEVVRPEAAPSPELWVQSLSWLHRKVASLDWTVGLRLKKLYGDHFKNEVPATLFEICTLPEEEWTSQPLPAYGPGSGLLAWMECCCVSTALRDTMLTLLMVNVDNPEEVNLFSKGFLVALIQVLPWCSRSEWKRLVHVVENLLQRQVLHVPYTLEYVQYMPLLNLRPFACYLQFSVLFLRGFQLLCSPSCSTWLPAEAWLHVVQLYCGSLTDLLGSVKSTAGAPLSPDEDRTSSQEVSFICIQMFCHLLHVATMLPAQGCSEPLVVVALEILSQYEAFSSADTSPSNTLRRANERHFLESITDNVGDKALRSTLLQKLGKLGARSAGEPA; encoded by the exons ATGGAGCCCG GGCCGTGGGGCGTGTGCGAGGAGACGGCCGTCCTGCACGGCGGGTTCCTGCTGGCCGCCCGCCTGGCCCAGCCGCGGCCGCTGCGGGAGCTGCGCAAAGCCGACTGGCCGCGCGTGGGACCCCCGGTCACCGACGCCCTGGGGGAGATCGGGGCCCGCTGCCCTTCGCCGCTGCAGTACAGCCTCTGGAAGAAGGAGGCTGTGGCCATCGTCTGGGCTAAAGTCCTGCTGCCCGACCCGCCGGCCGCCTCGCTGGACCAGGGGTGGAAGGAGGACGGCTTCTTCTCCGTGGGCAGGATGATCCCCGACGTTAACCACACCGTCCTCTTCGAGCTGGTCAAGGCCCTCGGTGTGTCCCGGCTCTTCGTGCAGGTGCTGCTGGCGCTGCCCCGGGACGTGTGCTGCAGCGAGCTGGAGTGCTTGGTGGAGTACATCGCCAGTGAGACGTCCCCATCGGACGTCAGGTTCTTCTTGGACGTGTGGTGGGAGGTGATGAAGCACAAGGAGGAACAGGAAGACGCAACAGTCTCTGCATTCAGCGCTCTCGTACATCAGCACTGGTGCGAGTCCTCTCTAGACGATGGTCTCCAGCCTCCAAAGAGGTTCAAGGGTGACCCTGACCCTCTGAATGGCCCCCCTGCTGCCACCAGCCTGCTCATGGTCCTGACAGAGGGGTTAAAGCAAACCTACAGGAGCATCGCCCAGCCCCGCATGAAGTGCTATGCCTTGGCCAACCTAGTGGAGCTGCTGGCCGTGTCCACTGAGCTAGAGCCAGagggcagccccctccctgtcGCAGAGCACCTGGGCAAGGTCAGCTCTGTGGTCAGCCTCTGGACCAGTGACGCTGAAAGCCCGTATCACCACAGTGGGCTGGATGAGAAGGtgaaggaagcagagagaagcatGAACCTCTTGTCAGTGGCCAGGCTCTCTCATGAGGAGCTCTTTGTTGGCTTGGACTTTCTCTGCAGCTTGTTGCATgcctggggagaggagctgcagggcaCCCTGAACAGCTCTGAGGGGCTCTGCTATGAGAGTTACCGGCTCCTGCACACTCTtaccacttttgggaagaacCTGATTTGTTTCTCAGAGACTAGAGACCTGGGTGAGGATGAGACACGCGTAGTGTTAGAGCTGACACAGAGCACCAAGGACTTTCTCAGGGAGGTCAGCGTCAGCCTGAAGAGCGAGGATTTGGACACCAGCCTTGTGTCTTCAGTTGCCATGACAATCATTGAGCAAAAGCTGGACCGGCACATGGAGGTGTGCTccatttttgcttctgaaaaggCCTGGGCATTTTCAAAGGACTGGGTTGACTgccttctgaaaaacaaagctctCTTCCAGAAACCAGAGCTAGTTTTGAAATTGCTGGAGACGCTGGTGAGCTTTGCCATGTCCCATCAAGACGAGGAGGCCCGAGAGGTGCAGATGCAAGTGACCAGAGCCATCGTGGAGTGTTACACTGAGCTTTCGTTAACTGACAAAAACAAAGTGATCTCGGGTGTCCTGGTGTCCTGGGGCGGACCAGGTCTGTCCCTGAGCTTGCAGGTTGTCATGGAGGCGTTCCAGGAAGATCTGAATGTGACTTTCAACCAGATCACGAAGAGCGTGTCAGATCAAGGCCTGACAAGGGCTGTGGCTTCTGTGGCCAGGCTCGTGCTGCTGTACCCTGAGGCCACAGTGAAGCAGGTCTGTAATCTTGCTGTCGTCAACCTAGGAGCGCACCAGTTCCTCGCACAAatcctctgctccttcccagcactgAGCTTCCTGGAGACCCACGATGATCCAGGCAGGCCACACAGCCTGGTGGTGAGGTGTCTGGAGGAGACAGTATGGGGGAAGCTTTCCACTGTGAGGGAAGAGGAGCAGTTCCTTGAATTTCTGGCCTTTCTTATGCAGCCAAGCTCAGCCGCCCCACTTGTGTCACCCGCAGAGGTGACCAAAGCCTTTGTCCTTCCCTATTTGAAGTCAGACTCTGCTCAAATTGAACTGAGCCTACAGATCCTCAGTAAGGTTTTGGGGATACAGTCCTGTTCAGAAGAGCACTGGATCAAGTCCTGTCACCCGTTCCCACTTCTCCTCAGCCTCTGCAAGCTTCTAGATGGTTACACAAAGTACTGGCATCAACCTCGGGACCAGCTCTTCCCTTCGCTGGAGACCAAAGACCTGGTACTGAACATCCTGTGCCAGCTCTGTGAGGTGGTGAGACCAGaagctgccccctcccctgaGCTGTGGGTCCAGTCGCTGTCTTGGCTTCACAGGAAGGTGGCGTCACTGGACTGGACCGTCGGTCTCCGGCTGAAGAAGCTTTATGGAGACCACTTCAAGAATGAGGTCCCAGCGACGCTGTTTGAGATCTGCACGCTTCCTGAGGAGGAGTGGACGTCCCAGCCTTTGCCAGCTTATGGACCGGGCAGCGGGCTCCTGGCGTGGATGGAGTGCTGCTGCGTGTCCACAGCACTCAGGGACACAATGCTAACGCTCCTCATGGTCAATGTAGACAACCCTGAAGAAGTGAATCTCTTCAGCAAAGGATTCCTGGTGGCCCTCATTCAGGTCCTCCCTTGGTGCAGCCGCAGCGAATGGAAGAGGCTCGTGCACGTGGTGGAAAACCTGCTGCAGAGGCAAGTCTTGCATGTGCCGTACACGCTGGAGTACGTGCAGTACATGCCCCTGCTCAACCTCCGGCCCTTCGCCTGCTACCTCCAGTTCTCCGTGCTCTTCCTGCggggcttccagctcctctgcagccccagctgtTCCACCTGGCTGCCGGCAGAGGCTTGGCTGCACGTGGTCCAGCTGTACTGCGGCAGCCTGACAGACCTGCTGGGCTCCGTCAAGAGCACTGCGGGGGCCCCCCTGTCCCCTGACGAGGACAGGACCTCCTCGCAGGAGGTGTCCTTCATCTGCATCCAGATGTTCTGCCACCTGCTGCACGTCGCCACCATGCTGCCGGCCCAGGGGTGCAGCGAGCCGCTGGTGGTGGTGGCCTTGGAGATCCTCTCGCAGTACGAGGCATTCAGCAGCGCCGACACGTCCCCCAGCAACACGCTGCGGAGAGCCAACGAGAGGCACTTCCTGGAGTCCATCACGGACAACGTCGGCGACAAGGCGCTGCGCAGCACCCTCCTGCAGAAGCTGGGCAAGCTGGGAGCCCGCTCGGCCGGGGAGCCGGCTTGA
- the TLCD3A gene encoding TLC domain-containing protein 3A gives MWRTLALASAFFPGLFVLCIRLLRCAAPGWSLKDRILLSGRLVSTVQATMATVSGITVVLNCKDVVYDRHWLAVEYIWVLVPYMTYDIYVMYLCHWHKSRERGIKEKKHSLASMRSFLLQERLMVTHHLFILVVLTPITQHFRGELGDFFVGCIFVAELSTPFVSLGKILMQLKMQDTLLHKVNGIFILVTFFLCRILLFPFMYGAYARQVGIPIYMVPFRIPLHCNVANASLIAPQLYWFRLICRKAASLYGSSPAHRGR, from the exons ATGTGGCGGACGCTGGCCCTCGCCTCCGCCTTCTTCCCGGGGCTCTTCGTCCTCTGCATCCGGTTGCTGCGCTGCGCCGCCCCGGGATGGAGCCTCAAGGACCGCATCCTCCTCAGCGGCAG GTTGGTGTCAACGGTCCAAGCCACGATGGCCACGGTGTCGGGGATCACGGTTGTCCTTAACTGCAAGGACGTGGTGTACGACAG GCACTGGCTGGCCGTGGAGTACATCTGGGTCCTCGTTCCCTACATGACCTACGACATTTACGTCATGTACCTCTGCCACTGGCACAAGAGCCGGGAGAGGGGAATCAAGGAGAAGAAGCACTCGCTGGCCAGCATGCGGAGCTTCCTCCTGCAGGAGCGGCTCATGGTGACCCACCACCTCTTCATCCTCGTTGTGCTCACCCCCATCACCCAG CACTtcaggggagagctgggggactTCTTTGTGGGCTGCATCTTCGTagcagagctgagcacacctTTCGTATCGCTGGGCAAAATCCTCATGCAG ctcaAAATGCAGGACACGCTCCTGCACAAGGTGAACGGGATCTTCATCCTGGTGACCTTCTTCCTCTGCCgcatcctcctcttccccttcatGTACGGGGCCTACGCCAGGCAGGTGGGAATCCCCATTTACATGGTGCCTTTCCGCATCCCCCTGCACTGCAACGTAGCCAACGCCTCCCTCATCGCGCCCCAGCTCTACTGGTTCAGGCTCATCTGCCGCAAAGCCGCCAGCCTCTACGGCAGCTCGCCTGCCCACAGGGGCAGATAA